Proteins from one Ahaetulla prasina isolate Xishuangbanna chromosome 2, ASM2864084v1, whole genome shotgun sequence genomic window:
- the TMEM106C gene encoding transmembrane protein 106C, with product MGSFHSVESNNYCSRRQKENDEDLLTNKDREEDIAKFPYVEFTGRDSITCPSCQGTGCIPTEQVNELVALIPYHDQRLKPQRTKLYVSVSVLLCLLASGLVVFFLFPHSVLVDDNGIKVVTVWFDEKNSLVILSITATLRIRNSNFYSVAVTNLSSQVQYMNTVVGTQQMNNVTHIQPLSDQLVNFTMKAEMGGPYVYFFCTLPKIRVHNIVIFMRTSVKISYIGHISQSSLETYNYVDCGANFTAADSGP from the exons ATGGGGTCTTTCCATTCGGTGGAGTCAAATAACTATTGCTCCAGGAGGCAGAAAGAGAATGATGAGGATTTATTGACCAATAAAGATCGAGAAGAAGATATTGCCAAGTTTCCATATGTGGAATTCACTGGACGAGATAGTATAACCTGCCCTTCTTGCCAAGGCACTGGCTGCATTCCCACAG AGCAAGTGAATGAACTGGTTGCTTTGATTCCATATCATGATCAAAGATTAAAACCTCAAAGAAC GAAGCTCTACGTCTCTGTGTCAGTGTTGCTCTGTCTTCTAGCATCAGGGCtggtggttttctttctttttccacattCGGTGCTTGTGGATGACAATGGCATTAAGGTGGTTACAGTCTGGTTTGATGAAAAGAACTCCCTAGTCATTCTTTCCATCACG GCCACCCTTCGAATCCGgaattccaatttctattctgtAGCCGTGACCAACTTGTCCAGTCAGGTGCAATATATGAACACGGTCGTTGGGACCCAACAAATGAACAATGTTACTCATATCCAGCCACTGAGTGATCAGCTG GTGAAtttcaccatgaaagctgaaatgGGTGGACCTTATGTATA TTTCTTCTGCACGCTACCGAAGATCCGAGTGCACAATATTGTGATTTTCATGAG AACTTCAGTGAAAATCTCCTACATTGGCCACATATCTCAAAGTTCCTTGGAGACCTACAATTATGTTGACTGTGGCGCCAACTTCACAGCTGCCGATTCTGGACCTTAG